The following are encoded in a window of Halorarum salinum genomic DNA:
- a CDS encoding undecaprenyl-diphosphate phosphatase — MDRSLVVALVVGALQGAFEWLPISSEGNIALALSMLGRAPDDAVAFALFLHLGTALSATAYYREDLHDVLVLLPAWRPGSAFEGEHATVTFLAVGTLVSGIVGIAAYATLDALVSALTGGLFVVLVGALLVLTGLFQRLSTGFGLGERDDPSLLDAVLVGIGQGIAILPGVSRSGTTTGVLLLRGHEGPDAFRFSFLLSIPAAVGGGLLAYFDTGLADVTLAAAGVSLVVAAVVGYLTIDALMRVVERIDFWAVCVALGALAMLGGLLVA; from the coding sequence ATGGACCGGTCGCTCGTCGTCGCGCTCGTCGTCGGAGCGTTACAGGGGGCCTTCGAGTGGCTTCCCATCTCGAGTGAGGGAAACATCGCGCTCGCGCTCTCGATGCTCGGCCGTGCACCGGACGATGCCGTCGCGTTCGCGCTCTTTCTCCATCTCGGGACGGCGCTGTCGGCGACGGCGTACTACCGCGAGGACCTCCACGACGTCCTCGTACTCCTTCCGGCGTGGCGACCGGGCTCGGCGTTCGAGGGTGAGCACGCGACGGTGACGTTTCTCGCGGTGGGGACGCTCGTCTCGGGCATCGTCGGCATCGCCGCGTACGCGACACTCGATGCGCTGGTGTCGGCGCTCACGGGTGGACTGTTCGTCGTCCTCGTTGGCGCCCTGCTCGTGTTGACGGGGCTGTTTCAGCGCCTCTCGACCGGGTTCGGGCTCGGAGAGCGGGACGACCCGAGCCTCCTCGACGCCGTACTCGTCGGCATCGGACAGGGGATCGCCATCCTCCCCGGAGTCTCCCGGTCGGGGACGACCACTGGGGTGCTATTGCTCCGCGGGCACGAGGGCCCAGACGCGTTTCGGTTCTCGTTCTTGCTGTCGATCCCGGCGGCAGTGGGTGGTGGGCTGCTCGCATATTTCGACACGGGACTCGCCGACGTTACGCTCGCCGCGGCCGGGGTCTCGCTGGTCGTGGCCGCCGTCGTCGGCTATCTCACCATCGACGCGCTGATGCGGGTGGTCGAACGAATCGACTTCTGGGCCGTCTGTGTCGCGCTCGGCGCGTTGGCCATGCTCGGCGGGTTACTGGTCGCCTGA
- a CDS encoding VanZ family protein has translation MRSIPVPLFPRSLRWLGVCAVVVVISYFSLGSVPPEPPTPTPIWDKHLHFISYAGLALALAYATVDHYTSSRRRVLVLGGAIAFGVLIELLQGTTPHRYFGWGDLLANALGAALASLWFVVERVVRYVPILDSD, from the coding sequence ATGCGGTCGATCCCCGTTCCGCTCTTCCCACGGTCGCTCCGCTGGCTCGGCGTCTGTGCCGTCGTCGTGGTGATCAGCTACTTCTCGCTCGGGAGTGTGCCACCGGAACCGCCAACGCCGACGCCCATCTGGGACAAGCATCTCCACTTCATCTCGTATGCCGGACTCGCACTGGCGCTCGCGTACGCGACGGTCGATCACTATACCTCGTCCCGCCGACGCGTTCTCGTCCTCGGCGGCGCAATCGCGTTCGGCGTGCTCATCGAACTCCTTCAGGGAACCACCCCACACCGCTACTTCGGATGGGGCGACCTGCTCGCGAACGCGCTCGGTGCGGCGCTCGCGAGCCTCTGGTTCGTCGTCGAACGGGTCGTTCGGTACGTTCCAATACTGGATTCGGACTGA
- a CDS encoding type IV pilin, whose product MQFRKLIEDERAVSPVIGVILMVAITVILAAVIGTFVLGLGNNLGDTAPNANFDFDYDDPTGAGDYDVTATHQGGATIDSDNADSLVLSASETEPEPNGDEVDIGTLNDGVSSGDSETLEDVMSGADIRVVWTSPDGSNSQTIAESQAP is encoded by the coding sequence ATGCAATTCAGAAAGCTCATCGAAGACGAACGGGCGGTCAGTCCAGTTATCGGAGTTATCCTCATGGTGGCGATTACCGTGATCCTCGCGGCCGTCATCGGGACGTTCGTGCTCGGACTGGGGAACAACCTCGGCGATACAGCGCCGAATGCGAACTTCGACTTCGATTACGATGATCCTACAGGTGCTGGTGATTATGACGTTACTGCGACCCATCAAGGGGGTGCGACTATAGATAGCGATAACGCTGACAGTCTCGTCCTTAGTGCTTCTGAGACGGAACCTGAGCCTAATGGTGATGAGGTGGACATTGGAACCCTCAATGACGGGGTAAGCTCTGGTGACTCTGAAACGCTAGAAGATGTAATGTCAGGGGCAGATATTCGCGTCGTCTGGACATCCCCTGACGGCAGCAACTCCCAGACGATCGCGGAAAGTCAGGCACCCTAA
- a CDS encoding DUF4330 family protein: protein MQLIDDEGNLFGIVNAVDAFAVLLVIAVLTAGAAFALQPDPEPQESDRTSRHATLDLGSQPDYIIAELNEGDTYSASEKTNLTITDVHLEPTTDGSDTRVFLRVELVGESTETADNTGTPMLSYEGAPPRLGRNLDIVTDSYQVSGRITDVGDESSLPTVERTVLLETTVDADTATIIEEGDQFTLRERTLGAVEHVEVYGTNKSNRKRVLLGVTLTASEMGDGTEFAGTRLRQGATIPFRTADYDLMGEITRVDATEPRGEPTTRTVTLTLENVSPELSTSIRSGMTESANGNVLAELTDVQREPSTIVLVSDDGNIYEREHPRNEDVTITADLAVRETATGITFKGEPLQYGSTVTLDLGSVTVTMTVGSM, encoded by the coding sequence ATGCAGTTGATCGACGATGAGGGCAACCTCTTCGGTATCGTCAACGCCGTCGACGCGTTCGCGGTCCTCCTCGTCATCGCCGTCCTCACAGCGGGTGCCGCGTTTGCCCTCCAACCCGACCCGGAGCCGCAAGAATCCGACCGGACATCCCGACACGCCACCCTTGACCTCGGCTCCCAGCCCGACTACATCATCGCCGAACTGAACGAGGGAGATACGTACTCTGCATCCGAGAAAACGAACCTCACGATCACCGACGTCCATCTCGAACCCACCACAGACGGTTCTGACACGCGCGTATTCCTCCGCGTCGAACTCGTCGGAGAGTCCACGGAGACGGCCGACAACACTGGGACACCCATGCTCTCGTACGAGGGCGCACCGCCTCGGCTCGGTCGTAACCTCGATATCGTCACCGACAGCTACCAGGTGAGCGGCCGTATCACCGACGTCGGCGATGAGTCGTCACTTCCGACCGTCGAACGCACCGTCCTCCTCGAGACGACTGTCGACGCAGACACTGCCACCATTATCGAAGAAGGCGACCAGTTCACCCTTCGCGAGCGGACGCTCGGGGCCGTTGAACACGTCGAGGTATACGGGACCAACAAGTCCAACCGAAAGCGCGTTCTCCTCGGGGTCACCCTCACCGCCAGTGAGATGGGTGATGGCACCGAGTTCGCCGGCACGCGACTGCGACAGGGCGCCACGATTCCCTTCCGCACGGCAGACTACGATCTCATGGGAGAAATTACGCGCGTCGACGCCACCGAACCACGAGGGGAGCCGACCACCCGGACGGTGACGCTCACACTCGAAAATGTCTCACCGGAACTGTCGACGTCCATCCGGTCGGGCATGACCGAGTCCGCGAACGGGAACGTGCTCGCCGAACTCACTGACGTCCAGCGGGAGCCCTCGACCATCGTGCTCGTCAGCGATGACGGAAACATCTACGAACGTGAACACCCGCGCAACGAGGACGTGACCATTACCGCCGACCTCGCGGTTCGCGAGACAGCCACCGGTATCACGTTCAAGGGCGAACCGCTCCAGTACGGGTCGACTGTCACCCTGGATCTCGGGAGCGTCACTGTCACTATGACGGTCGGTTCGATGTAA
- a CDS encoding type IV pilin, translated as MNFQKLYTEDRAVSPVIGVILMVAITVILAAVIGTFVLGLGNNLGDTAPNANFDFEYSGNGAGNSYAVEAVHEGGATIDQDNSESLVLEDADGNSEEFSSYPVASGSSVMLGEVGSDYPVAEGTTVRVIWTSPDGSNSQALAEGQTP; from the coding sequence ATGAACTTCCAGAAACTCTACACTGAAGATCGCGCTGTCAGTCCAGTTATCGGAGTCATCCTCATGGTGGCGATCACCGTGATCCTCGCGGCCGTCATCGGGACGTTCGTGCTCGGACTGGGGAACAACCTCGGCGATACGGCACCGAACGCGAATTTCGACTTCGAATATTCGGGAAATGGCGCTGGTAACTCGTATGCCGTCGAAGCAGTTCACGAGGGTGGTGCGACGATCGATCAGGATAACTCCGAGTCACTCGTGTTAGAAGACGCTGATGGAAACTCGGAGGAATTCTCGAGTTACCCAGTTGCGTCAGGATCCTCTGTGATGCTTGGTGAAGTCGGCAGCGATTATCCCGTTGCCGAAGGAACGACAGTCCGCGTAATCTGGACATCTCCGGACGGCAGTAACTCGCAGGCGCTTGCAGAAGGTCAGACGCCGTAA
- a CDS encoding DUF7827 domain-containing protein — protein sequence MEVANRNQTIMTNTTNKARALVLAALMVFSVFAGSVAFAGSAAAAAGNGQIAIDQRAIDIGQESDTQTFSFDYEQESGDETITIDVSETLDNGVEITSASVNGEPVEVDNGEITLDASDAQATNDVVLDLDLSDASTDSRVTHVISDSESGEEIEVQYKLFEASDTSFTDGDSGGTIQVGEPVTLVTSDGSEQGIEIFRVDDSNDGDYTPVDTLHTAPGDRITYDTSDLEAGEDYKIAFDGESASSATITLQTRDLGLSAELVDNTVQTDESVEVSAESNDPQGAYTAVLLDSDGDEVDGTEVTGTFTGSGDADIAIDAPETTGNYTVEVTHDDTGVSVETDEVQVEEAGDEDIAVANDSVTDQQGDIAAITVELDETDTGSVVIGDYEDDSYQANISVEDGDDDGEVTVLFNTYLAGMSTGSDYSASDVVSAEGDDDTATLENFDSEQQDLDDLLDSGEYDISVSTSPITEGDASTALNNEDDLSTLILEERSTDEMNLWRASSDTIEEIQDEDAEDQVSAVDDAVSNDGLTETDMVAGSDDGADQLVFQTSASGLEGLLDAAGADGDSVSEQLAAATSSGQVALSIEQTEATTGNNQDPKEVDVTSDSLSVVSDSDENVYYIVFDPSAASFVEDGEFEDGDAYEAELSIADGRLLELDDEDVDGDGLASSSDDYDSVNATFDYEAAEGSFDDPTNVTASENVSIEGETNIAPGSEVNVRIRSGDNTEPRFIETITATVQADGTLEATGFDLSDNAAGDTFTVTGTGTFAAFEEADGNIVESVGTSTPGTDDGTPTTDDGTPTDTATPDDGTPTDTATPDGNGDDSTPTETTTPGFTAVLALIALIGAALVAVRRD from the coding sequence GTGGAAGTCGCCAACCGAAACCAGACAATCATGACAAACACAACCAACAAGGCACGCGCGCTGGTTCTCGCAGCGCTCATGGTCTTCAGCGTCTTCGCTGGGTCCGTGGCGTTCGCAGGATCGGCTGCTGCGGCGGCCGGTAATGGCCAAATTGCCATCGATCAACGAGCGATCGATATTGGCCAAGAGAGCGATACGCAAACGTTCTCATTCGACTATGAACAGGAATCGGGCGATGAAACGATTACAATCGATGTGAGTGAGACGCTTGACAACGGTGTCGAGATCACAAGCGCCTCCGTCAATGGTGAACCCGTCGAGGTAGACAACGGTGAGATCACTCTTGACGCTAGTGACGCCCAAGCAACGAACGACGTCGTACTCGATCTCGACCTGAGTGACGCTAGCACCGACAGCCGCGTCACCCACGTCATCTCTGACTCGGAGTCTGGCGAAGAGATTGAGGTCCAGTACAAGCTCTTCGAGGCATCCGATACCTCCTTCACCGATGGGGATTCGGGAGGCACCATCCAGGTTGGTGAACCTGTCACTCTCGTGACGTCTGATGGGTCTGAGCAGGGAATCGAGATCTTCCGTGTCGACGACTCTAATGATGGCGATTACACTCCCGTAGACACGCTGCACACGGCTCCGGGCGACCGGATCACCTACGACACCAGCGACCTTGAGGCTGGTGAGGACTACAAGATCGCCTTCGATGGCGAGTCGGCATCTTCGGCGACCATCACGCTCCAGACGCGAGACCTCGGTCTCTCGGCCGAGCTCGTCGACAACACGGTCCAGACTGACGAGTCCGTCGAGGTCTCTGCCGAGTCGAACGACCCGCAGGGCGCCTACACGGCAGTGCTGCTCGACTCCGACGGTGACGAAGTCGACGGCACTGAAGTCACCGGCACCTTCACCGGGAGCGGTGACGCGGACATCGCGATCGATGCCCCCGAAACCACGGGCAACTACACGGTTGAAGTGACGCACGACGACACCGGCGTCTCGGTCGAGACCGACGAGGTCCAGGTCGAGGAAGCGGGTGACGAAGACATCGCGGTCGCGAACGACTCGGTCACCGACCAGCAGGGTGACATCGCCGCGATCACCGTCGAACTCGACGAGACCGACACCGGGAGCGTCGTCATCGGCGACTACGAGGACGACAGCTACCAGGCGAACATCTCCGTCGAGGATGGTGACGACGACGGCGAAGTGACCGTCCTGTTCAACACCTACCTCGCCGGTATGTCCACCGGTAGCGACTACTCGGCATCCGACGTCGTCTCCGCGGAAGGTGACGACGACACTGCCACGCTCGAGAACTTCGACAGCGAACAGCAGGATCTGGACGACCTGCTCGACTCGGGCGAGTACGACATCTCGGTCAGCACCTCGCCGATTACCGAGGGTGACGCGAGCACCGCGCTCAACAACGAGGACGACCTCAGCACGCTCATCCTCGAGGAGCGCTCGACCGACGAGATGAACCTCTGGCGTGCGTCCAGCGACACCATCGAGGAGATCCAGGACGAGGACGCCGAGGATCAGGTCAGCGCCGTCGATGACGCCGTCTCCAACGACGGCCTCACCGAGACTGACATGGTCGCTGGCTCCGACGACGGAGCCGACCAGCTCGTCTTCCAGACGTCCGCCTCCGGGCTCGAGGGCCTCCTCGACGCCGCGGGTGCCGACGGCGACTCTGTGAGCGAACAGCTGGCGGCCGCGACCAGTAGTGGTCAGGTCGCGCTGAGCATCGAGCAGACCGAGGCGACCACTGGAAACAACCAGGATCCCAAGGAGGTCGACGTGACCTCTGACTCGCTGTCGGTCGTCTCCGACAGTGACGAGAACGTCTACTACATCGTCTTCGACCCGTCCGCTGCCTCCTTCGTGGAGGATGGCGAGTTCGAGGACGGTGACGCCTACGAGGCTGAACTGTCCATCGCGGACGGTCGCCTGCTCGAGCTTGACGATGAGGATGTCGACGGGGACGGCCTTGCGTCGAGTTCGGACGATTACGACTCGGTGAACGCGACGTTCGACTACGAGGCTGCTGAGGGCTCGTTCGACGACCCGACCAACGTGACGGCGTCCGAGAACGTGTCCATCGAGGGCGAGACGAACATCGCCCCCGGCAGCGAGGTCAACGTGCGCATCCGCTCGGGTGACAACACCGAGCCGCGGTTCATCGAGACGATCACCGCGACTGTGCAGGCTGACGGCACGCTCGAGGCCACTGGCTTCGATCTCAGCGACAACGCTGCTGGCGACACCTTCACGGTGACCGGCACCGGCACGTTCGCTGCCTTCGAAGAGGCCGACGGCAACATCGTCGAGTCGGTCGGCACGTCCACGCCGGGCACGGACGACGGCACGCCGACGACCGACGACGGCACGCCGACGGACACCGCCACGCCGGACGACGGCACGCCGACCGACACCGCCACGCCTGACGGCAACGGTGACGACTCGACGCCGACCGAGACGACCACGCCCGGCTTCACGGCCGTGCTGGCTCTCATCGCGCTGATCGGCGCCGCGCTCGTCGCAGTCCGTCGCGACTAA